A genomic window from Pyricularia oryzae 70-15 chromosome 7, whole genome shotgun sequence includes:
- a CDS encoding succinate-semialdehyde dehydrogenase, variant — protein MSSEAVQSWARQVQNLAQEKLPFDISDVPQYVWAVVAAVLGGLVFLKAFSGENDRPVPYTVPSPKTPEMVEILQKPSIKVSGSTAIQCYNPATGQFLGFVNPATPAAIDRAIEQAATAQKKWALTSFRERRKVLRSMLQYILDNQEEICRVAGMDSGKTMVDAQLGEILVTVEKLQWTIAHGEKALRPERRPTNLLMMYKRNSVHYEPLGVIAALVSWNYPFHNLLGPIISAIFAGNGILVKVSENTAWSSSYFASIARGALFAHGYDPSLIQTVACWPQVAGHITSHKGISHITFIGSQAVAHKVAESAAKVLTPVCAELGGKDAFIVLDSAAKDLNRIVEMMLRGTFQSAGQNCIGIERIIATPAVYDRIVLALAERVRGLRVGPGPLDADVGAMVSDASFDRLEHLVADAVRCGARLLAGGKRLIHPQHPSGHYFTPTLVVDVTPDMALAREECFGPIMTLMRAPANTAKAVLDVANAPDFGLGGSVFGRDSDPVLKEVVRGLRTGMVAVNDFATYYAVQLPFGGVGGSGYGRFAGEEGLRGISNAKSICEDRAGWLGVRTAIPPPMRYPVRDQDRSWRFAKGVVELGYGLTLGAKVRGLVGLAKNS, from the exons ATGTCGAGCGAAGCCGTCCAGTCGTGGGCTCGCCAGGTCCAGAATCTGGCGCAAGAAAAGCT GCCCTTCGACATCAGCGATGTGCCCCAGTATGTCTGGGCTGTCGTTGCCGCCGTCCTTGGAGGCCTCGTCTTCCTGAAGGCTTTCAGCGGCGAGAACGACAGGCCAGTGCCGTACacggtgccctcgcccaAAACGCCTGAGATGGTCGAGATACTGCAAAAGCCTAGCATCAAA GTCTCTGGCTCGACCGCCATCCAATGCTACAACCCAGCAACAGGCCAGTTCCTGGGCTTCGTGAACCCTGCCACCCCCGCTGCCATCGATAGGGCCATCGAACAGGCCGCGACAGCGCAGAAGAAGTGGGCACTCACCAGCTTCCGGGAGCGCCGCAAGGTCCTACGCAGTATGCTCCAGTACATCCTCGACAACCAGGAGGAGATCTGTCGGGTGGCGGGCATGGATTCTGGCAAGACCATGGTAGATGCCCAGCTGGGCGAGATCCTGGTGACTGTTGAGAAGTTGCAATGGACCATCGCCCACGGCGAGAAGGCACTGCGGCCTGAGCGCCGGCCGACGAACCTGCTCATGATGTACAAGCGTAACAGTGTCCACTACGAGCCGCTAGGAGTCATTGCGGCTCTGGTGTCCTGGAACTACCCTTTTCACAACCTGCTGGGGCCGATCATCTCGGCCATCTTTGCCGGCAACGGCATCCTCGTCAAGGTCTCGGAAAACACTGCCTGGAGCTCATCCTACTTTGCCAGCATCGCCCGAGGCGCACTTTTTGCCCACGGCTACGACCCTTCCCTGATCCAGACGGTCGCATGCTGGCCACAGGTCGCAGGACACATCACGAGCCACAAGGGAATCTCGCACATCACCTTCATCGGCTCCCAGGCCGTCGCGCACAAGGTCGCCGAGTCGGCTGCCAAGGTCCTTACTCCAGTCTGCGCTGAGCTTGGTGGCAAGGATGCCTTCATCGTCCTGGACTCGGCTGCCAAGGACTTGAACCGAATCGTCGAAATGATGCTCCGCGGCACGTTTCAGTCAGCCGGCCAGAACTGCATCGGTATCGAGCGCATCATCGCCACCCCGGCAGTCTACGACAGGATCGTGCTTGCACTGGCGGAGCGTGTGCGTGGCCTGCGTGTTGGCCCGGGGCCCCTGGATGCTGATGTCGGTGCCATGGTTTCGGACGCATCTTTCGACCGGCTGGAGCACCTTGTTGCGGATGCGGTTCGCTGCGGCGCGAGGCTACTTGCTGGTGGAAAGCGCCTGATCCACCCGCAGCACCCCAGTGGCCACTATTTCACCCCGACCCTGGTCGTCGATGTGACGCCCGACATGGCGCTCGCCAGGGAGGAGTGCTTCGGCCCGATCATGACCCTGATGCGTGCTCCGGCCAATACCGCCAAGGCTGTTCTCGACGTCGCCAACGCACCCGACTTTGGTCTCGGCGGCTCCGTCTTCGGTCGCGATTCTGACCCTGTACTCAAGGAGGTTGTACGCGGACTCCGCACGGGTATGGTGGCGGTCAACGACTTTGCTACCTACTACGCTGTCCAGCTGCCTTTCGGCGGTGTTGGCGGCTCGGGCTACGGCCGCTTCGCCGGCGAGGAGGGCCTCCGGGGCATCTCCAACGCCAAGAGTATCTGCGAGGACAGGGCTGGATGGTTGGGTGTCCGGACGGCCATTCCACCGCCGATGCGTTACCCCGTTCGCGACCAGGATCGGAGCTGGAGGTTCGCCAAGGGGGTGGTAGAGCTTGGGTATGGGCTTACTTTGGGCGCGAAGGTGCGCGGTTTGGTCGGCCTGGCAAAGAACAGCTAA